From Azospirillum baldaniorum, the proteins below share one genomic window:
- a CDS encoding ABC transporter substrate-binding protein: MRPTFVGLAAALLLIAGGPAAAWEAPPAKPPSKPQRIVSLNLCADELLLRLVGPERLAAVTWLARDPRASTVAALALRVPVNHGTAEQILPLNPDLIVAGRYTTRVAVGLLTRLDAPLLELDVPQSVAGVAEQIRGLARAVGEPDRGEALVADLLSRLDALPAAAPGPRPTAVVLRPNGFVAGSGSLVDELLTRAGLENMADRLPLGSQGALPLEAIILGGADVLIVDAAPDAPPSLAGALLHHPALKALKRQVRTVSLPSRLWTCPGPQIAEAAERLAAAREALP, encoded by the coding sequence GTGAGGCCCACCTTTGTCGGGCTGGCCGCCGCCCTCCTGCTGATCGCGGGAGGGCCGGCGGCGGCGTGGGAGGCGCCGCCCGCAAAGCCGCCCAGCAAACCACAGCGCATCGTCTCCCTAAATCTCTGCGCCGACGAGCTGCTGTTGCGGCTGGTCGGGCCGGAGCGCCTCGCCGCGGTGACGTGGCTGGCGCGCGATCCCCGCGCCTCCACCGTCGCGGCGCTGGCGTTGCGGGTGCCGGTCAACCACGGGACGGCGGAGCAGATCCTGCCGCTCAACCCCGACCTGATCGTCGCCGGGCGCTACACCACGCGGGTCGCGGTCGGGCTGCTGACGCGGCTGGACGCCCCGCTGCTGGAGCTGGACGTCCCGCAGAGCGTGGCGGGGGTGGCGGAGCAGATCCGCGGCCTCGCCCGCGCCGTCGGCGAGCCGGACCGGGGGGAGGCGCTGGTCGCCGACCTGCTCTCCCGCCTCGACGCCCTGCCCGCCGCGGCGCCGGGTCCGCGCCCGACCGCGGTGGTGCTGCGCCCCAACGGTTTCGTCGCCGGGTCCGGGTCGCTGGTCGACGAACTCCTGACCCGCGCCGGGCTGGAGAACATGGCCGACCGCCTGCCGCTGGGCAGCCAGGGCGCCCTGCCGCTTGAGGCCATCATTCTGGGCGGGGCGGACGTGCTGATCGTCGACGCCGCACCCGACGCGCCGCCGTCGCTGGCCGGCGCCCTGCTGCACCACCCGGCCCTGAAGGCCTTGAAACGTCAGGTCCGCACCGTGTCGCTGCCCTCCCGCCTGTGGACCTGCCCCGGCCCGCAGATCGCCGAGGCCGCGGAACGGCTGGCTGCCGCGCGGGAGGCCCTGCCATGA
- a CDS encoding TonB-dependent receptor plug domain-containing protein encodes MSVRVPRLHRTASFAALLGSLALPVSALPTSAFADSTTITTLPPVSVTANRVPTAAEETGSALTVITREELEQRQTQLLSDALRAVPGVAVNRTGPMGTLTQLRIRGSEGNQTLVLIDGIEVNDPAAGSEYDFANLLAGDVERVEVLRGPQSALYGSDAVGGVVNIVTRRGAGAPRFGAAVEGGSFGTAAGRASFGTGTDRYDLFLSGQGVTSDGVSVADKRLGNPEKDGYRNGTLTGNAAVRPTEHSEIAVTGRYTRFRTDTDGFVGGRGAVDDGTSTAGEQYFGRLQGKIALLDGKWEHIVGLTHGRQQRDYRDDAKTVTSRYDGRKTKADYQTNLALNSGPADHVLTAAVEHEEDKAISRSSFSSFDRSIGSTGLVGQYKLGLFDRLTLTGSVRHDANDLFRDATTWRTTAAYLIEESGTKLRASYGTGVKNPTLFELYGYTATYAGNPNLKPERARGWDAGFDQALWGTRASVDGTWFDQRIRDLITGTGRTSVNMPGESHIRGFELGLSVEPVDRLTIRGSYTWTDGEDSTGVELVRRPKQLASLTVNHRFLEDRANANLGVVYNGRSSDWAYDPFYNRQVVNLAPYTLVNMAGSYALSEGVELFGRVENLFDRRYQEVWTYGAPGRAGYLGLRLSL; translated from the coding sequence ATGAGTGTCCGCGTTCCCCGCCTTCACCGGACGGCGTCCTTCGCCGCCCTTCTGGGAAGCCTTGCCCTTCCCGTGTCGGCCCTCCCCACGTCGGCCTTCGCCGATTCCACCACCATCACGACGCTTCCGCCGGTCTCGGTGACCGCCAACCGCGTCCCCACCGCCGCCGAGGAAACCGGCAGCGCCCTGACCGTCATCACCCGCGAGGAACTGGAGCAGCGCCAGACCCAGCTGCTGTCCGACGCGCTGCGCGCGGTGCCCGGCGTCGCCGTCAACCGCACCGGCCCTATGGGCACCCTGACCCAGCTCCGCATCCGCGGGTCGGAGGGCAACCAGACGCTCGTCCTGATCGACGGGATCGAGGTGAACGATCCCGCCGCCGGTTCCGAATATGATTTCGCCAACCTGCTGGCCGGCGACGTGGAACGCGTCGAGGTGCTGCGCGGCCCGCAGAGCGCGCTTTACGGCTCCGACGCGGTCGGCGGCGTCGTCAACATCGTGACCCGCCGCGGCGCCGGCGCCCCCCGGTTCGGCGCCGCCGTCGAGGGCGGGTCCTTCGGCACCGCCGCCGGGCGGGCCTCCTTCGGCACCGGGACCGACCGTTACGACCTGTTCCTCAGCGGCCAGGGCGTCACCAGCGACGGTGTGTCGGTCGCCGACAAGCGGCTCGGCAACCCGGAGAAGGACGGCTACCGCAACGGCACGCTGACCGGAAACGCCGCCGTCCGCCCGACCGAGCACAGCGAGATCGCGGTGACCGGCCGCTACACCCGCTTCCGCACCGACACCGACGGCTTCGTCGGCGGGCGCGGCGCCGTCGATGACGGGACCAGCACCGCCGGAGAGCAGTATTTCGGGCGCCTCCAGGGCAAGATCGCCCTTCTCGACGGAAAGTGGGAGCACATCGTCGGCCTGACCCATGGCCGCCAGCAGCGCGACTACCGCGACGACGCCAAGACGGTGACCAGCCGCTACGACGGGCGCAAGACCAAGGCCGACTATCAGACCAACCTCGCTCTGAACAGCGGCCCCGCCGACCATGTGCTGACCGCCGCCGTGGAGCATGAGGAGGACAAGGCGATCAGCCGCAGCAGCTTCTCCAGCTTCGACCGCTCCATCGGCTCCACCGGGCTGGTGGGCCAGTACAAGCTGGGGCTGTTCGACCGGCTGACCCTGACCGGCAGCGTCCGCCACGACGCGAACGACCTGTTCCGCGACGCCACCACATGGCGCACCACGGCGGCCTATCTGATCGAAGAGAGCGGGACGAAGCTGCGCGCCTCCTACGGCACCGGCGTCAAGAATCCGACCCTGTTCGAGCTGTACGGCTACACCGCCACCTACGCCGGCAACCCGAACCTGAAGCCGGAACGGGCGCGCGGCTGGGACGCCGGCTTCGATCAGGCGCTGTGGGGCACGCGGGCCTCCGTGGACGGCACGTGGTTCGACCAGCGCATCCGCGACCTCATCACCGGCACCGGGCGGACCTCCGTCAACATGCCGGGCGAGTCCCACATCCGCGGCTTCGAACTTGGCCTGTCGGTGGAGCCGGTCGACCGGCTGACCATCCGCGGTTCCTACACCTGGACCGACGGCGAGGATTCCACGGGGGTGGAACTGGTGCGCCGGCCCAAGCAGCTCGCCAGCCTGACCGTCAACCACCGCTTCCTGGAGGACCGGGCGAACGCCAACCTCGGCGTCGTCTACAACGGGCGGTCCAGCGACTGGGCCTACGATCCCTTCTACAACCGGCAGGTCGTGAATCTCGCGCCCTACACGCTGGTCAACATGGCCGGCTCCTACGCGCTGTCCGAAGGAGTCGAACTCTTCGGGCGCGTGGAGAACCTGTTCGACCGCCGGTATCAGGAGGTCTGGACCTACGGCGCGCCGGGACGGGCCGGGTATCTCGGGCTGCGGCTGTCGCTGTGA
- a CDS encoding TerC family protein, with translation MDQIVLMWAGFAVFVGVLLAFDLGVFSKKSHVISGREALMRCAAYSTLAMIFAAGVFHFQGSQKGLEFLTGYLIEYSLSVDNIFVIALIFTHFAVPPQYQHRVLFWGILGALVMRGVLIVAGTALIQEFHWIIYIFGAFLIFSGIKMLMSVDDEPDMENNRIVKFVRSRFRMTDGYEGQKFFVMRDGVRMMTPLFLVLILIEFTDLVFAVDSIPAVFSVTTDPFIVWTSNVFAILGLRALYFALASIIHRFHYLKYGLSLVLVVVGAKMLMIDIYKMPTAVALGITAFLVGGSIVFSMLKTRADAAPEAADGEARRWWVPGSPAKGAGGSTPASSSETAAVSSDGKGQ, from the coding sequence ATGGATCAGATCGTTTTAATGTGGGCCGGCTTCGCCGTCTTCGTTGGCGTGCTTTTGGCCTTTGATCTTGGTGTATTTTCCAAGAAATCCCATGTGATCTCCGGCCGCGAGGCGCTGATGCGCTGCGCGGCCTATTCCACGCTGGCGATGATTTTCGCCGCCGGCGTCTTTCATTTCCAAGGGTCGCAGAAGGGGCTGGAGTTCCTGACCGGCTACCTGATCGAATACAGCCTGAGCGTCGACAACATCTTCGTCATCGCGCTGATCTTCACGCATTTCGCGGTGCCGCCGCAGTACCAGCACCGGGTGCTGTTCTGGGGCATCCTGGGCGCGTTGGTGATGCGCGGCGTGCTGATCGTGGCGGGTACGGCGCTGATCCAGGAATTCCACTGGATCATCTACATCTTCGGTGCCTTCCTGATCTTCAGCGGCATCAAGATGCTGATGTCGGTGGACGACGAGCCGGACATGGAGAACAACCGGATCGTCAAATTCGTCCGCTCCCGCTTCCGCATGACCGACGGCTACGAGGGGCAGAAGTTCTTCGTGATGCGCGACGGCGTGCGGATGATGACGCCGCTGTTCCTCGTGCTGATCCTGATCGAGTTCACCGATCTGGTTTTCGCTGTGGACTCCATCCCGGCGGTCTTCTCGGTGACCACCGACCCGTTCATCGTCTGGACCTCCAACGTCTTCGCCATCCTCGGCCTGCGCGCCCTCTACTTCGCGCTGGCCTCGATCATCCACCGCTTCCATTACCTGAAGTACGGCCTGTCGCTGGTTCTGGTGGTGGTCGGTGCGAAGATGCTGATGATCGACATCTACAAGATGCCGACGGCGGTGGCGCTGGGCATCACGGCCTTCCTGGTCGGCGGTTCCATCGTCTTCTCGATGCTGAAGACCCGCGCCGATGCGGCTCCGGAAGCCGCGGACGGCGAGGCCCGCCGCTGGTGGGTGCCCGGCAGTCCGGCGAAGGGTGCCGGCGGTTCCACGCCGGCCTCCTCCAGCGAGACGGCCGCGGTGTCCTCGGACGGCAAGGGTCAGTAA